A part of Myxococcales bacterium genomic DNA contains:
- a CDS encoding (deoxy)nucleoside triphosphate pyrophosphohydrolase, producing MDERKQFRVVAALIVKDGKVLLTQRWPGRHLGLTWEFPGGKVEDGEDDREALERELKEELGVTAEIGSCCFETRHGYGSREVHLLIFRCKLLEGTPRALDVKAMEWADLETLVERKFPPADLLFVQELVAGRIKADEINEDEDDDEDDFKPAQVVRRPRS from the coding sequence AAGAAAACAGTTTCGGGTCGTCGCGGCTTTGATTGTAAAGGATGGGAAAGTTTTACTTACCCAGCGTTGGCCAGGGCGGCATTTGGGGCTTACTTGGGAATTCCCTGGCGGTAAAGTAGAAGATGGCGAAGATGACCGAGAAGCACTTGAACGCGAACTTAAGGAAGAACTCGGAGTTACAGCAGAAATAGGGTCGTGCTGTTTTGAGACGCGTCATGGCTATGGATCAAGAGAAGTTCATCTTTTAATTTTTCGTTGTAAGTTGTTGGAGGGAACTCCAAGAGCACTTGATGTCAAGGCTATGGAATGGGCTGACTTAGAAACTTTAGTGGAACGAAAATTTCCACCTGCCGATTTACTTTTCGTTCAAGAACTTGTTGCTGGACGGATTAAGGCCGATGAAATTAATGAAGATGAAGATGATGATGAAGATGACTTTAAACCAGCACAAGTGGTAAGAAGACCTCGTTCATAG